From Acidihalobacter aeolianus, a single genomic window includes:
- the ppk2 gene encoding polyphosphate kinase 2, which translates to MSKHRNAPPYPPSPAKKDYKRELHALQIELVKLQKHFISHGDRILVIFEGRDSGGKDGTIKRIVQHLSPRETRVVALGKPSERDRTSWYFQRYAPHLPAAEEMVLFNRSWYNRAGVEHVMDFCTTDEYEEFMETVPAFEQMLIRSGVHLFKYYLDISKHEQKQRLAARRTDPLKQWKMSPIDAAAQKHWDDYSQARNDMFARTHSALAPWTVVRADDKKLARLNVIKDLLTRLDYADKAHDLIRPDPDIVFAYAEAYLDNGMIAP; encoded by the coding sequence ATGTCCAAACACCGCAACGCCCCCCCGTATCCGCCTTCGCCTGCAAAAAAGGACTACAAGCGCGAACTGCACGCACTGCAAATCGAGCTGGTCAAGCTGCAGAAGCACTTCATCTCCCATGGCGACCGCATCCTGGTGATCTTCGAGGGCCGCGACAGCGGGGGCAAGGACGGCACCATCAAGCGCATTGTGCAGCATCTGTCGCCACGCGAAACGCGTGTCGTCGCCCTCGGCAAACCCTCCGAGCGCGACCGCACCAGCTGGTACTTCCAACGCTACGCACCGCACCTGCCGGCCGCCGAGGAAATGGTCCTGTTCAACCGCAGCTGGTACAACCGGGCCGGCGTCGAGCACGTGATGGATTTCTGCACCACGGACGAGTACGAGGAATTCATGGAAACGGTGCCGGCCTTCGAGCAGATGCTGATCCGCTCCGGCGTGCATCTGTTCAAGTACTACCTCGACATCAGCAAGCACGAACAGAAGCAACGACTTGCCGCACGGCGCACCGATCCGCTCAAGCAGTGGAAGATGAGCCCCATCGACGCTGCGGCGCAGAAGCACTGGGACGACTACAGCCAGGCGCGCAACGACATGTTCGCGCGCACGCACAGCGCGCTCGCACCGTGGACCGTGGTGCGCGCCGACGACAAGAAGCTGGCCCGGCTCAACGTCATCAAGGATCTGCTGACCCGACTCGACTATGCGGACAAGGCCCACGACCTGATCCGTCCCGATCCCGACATCGTCTTCGCCTATGCCGAGGCCTACCTCGACAACGGCATGATTGCACCCTGA
- the pyk gene encoding pyruvate kinase, which translates to MSPLRPHKTKIVCTIGPASDRPGTLRRMLRAGMSVARINLAHGDTDSHAATIRRLHEAAAQTGLPVAVLADLPGPKLRIGRLVPDPLRLHQGSSFTLTTEDIEGDSTRVCVPGFHALPAAVRRGDSIFLNDGFIQLKVREVAPPEVRCRVVVGGELRSHKGLNIPRLHVAIPAFTERDQHLLAFACEQGVDAVSISFVERAADIERVRREAGALGAAPYLIAKIERASALRHLNEILEAADGCMVARGDLGVETPIESIAFVQKRLIRKANAAGKPVITATQMLESMVDHSRPTRAEATDVANAVLDGTDCVMLSEESAIGAYPVEAVRMLGRIARRAEAVREDFAPGGDAQETGRMDIEDVVSLNVVTAARRLHAPYVFTPTETGATARRIARFHLSSWTIALSRHAATCQRLLFSYGVHPVHVGGDARDWQSIAHDWLHTHRLVGHPLIFTEGPSRGHPGTTNRVEIVPGFDID; encoded by the coding sequence GTGTCCCCGCTGCGCCCACACAAGACCAAGATCGTATGCACCATCGGGCCGGCCTCCGACCGGCCGGGCACGCTGCGCCGGATGCTGCGCGCCGGCATGAGCGTTGCGCGCATCAATCTCGCCCACGGCGATACCGACAGCCACGCGGCAACCATCCGCCGCCTGCACGAGGCCGCTGCCCAGACCGGCCTGCCGGTGGCGGTGCTCGCCGACCTGCCCGGCCCCAAGCTGCGCATCGGCCGACTCGTCCCGGACCCGCTGAGACTGCATCAGGGCAGCAGCTTCACACTCACCACCGAGGATATCGAAGGCGACTCGACGCGCGTTTGCGTACCCGGCTTTCATGCTCTGCCCGCTGCCGTCCGCCGCGGCGACTCGATTTTTCTCAACGACGGGTTTATCCAGCTCAAGGTACGCGAGGTCGCCCCGCCTGAAGTGCGCTGCCGGGTCGTGGTGGGTGGCGAACTACGCTCGCACAAGGGACTCAACATCCCGCGACTCCATGTCGCGATCCCGGCCTTTACCGAACGCGATCAGCACCTGCTCGCCTTCGCCTGCGAGCAGGGCGTGGACGCAGTCAGCATCTCCTTCGTCGAGCGTGCGGCGGACATCGAGCGGGTACGCCGCGAGGCCGGGGCGCTGGGCGCCGCCCCCTACCTTATCGCCAAGATCGAGCGCGCCTCCGCCCTGCGGCATCTGAATGAAATCCTCGAAGCCGCCGACGGCTGCATGGTCGCACGCGGCGACCTGGGCGTGGAAACCCCCATCGAATCGATTGCCTTCGTGCAGAAGCGTCTGATCCGCAAGGCAAATGCCGCGGGAAAGCCCGTGATCACCGCCACCCAGATGCTCGAATCCATGGTCGATCACAGCCGACCGACCCGCGCCGAGGCGACCGACGTGGCCAACGCCGTGCTCGATGGCACCGACTGCGTGATGCTCTCCGAGGAATCCGCCATCGGCGCCTACCCGGTGGAAGCCGTCCGGATGTTGGGGCGCATCGCACGCCGCGCCGAGGCGGTACGCGAGGACTTTGCCCCCGGCGGTGACGCCCAGGAAACCGGCCGCATGGACATCGAGGACGTCGTTTCGCTCAACGTGGTCACCGCAGCCCGACGCCTGCACGCACCCTACGTGTTCACGCCGACCGAAACCGGTGCCACGGCCAGGCGCATCGCTCGCTTCCACCTGTCATCGTGGACGATTGCCCTGTCGCGCCATGCCGCCACCTGCCAGCGACTGCTGTTCAGCTACGGTGTGCATCCGGTGCACGTCGGCGGCGACGCCCGCGACTGGCAATCGATCGCCCACGACTGGCTTCACACGCACCGGCTCGTCGGGCATCCGCTCATCTTCACCGAGGGACCGTCCCGCGGACACCCCGGCACCACCAACCGGGTCGAGATCGTGCCCGGCTTCGACATCGACTGA
- the ppsA gene encoding phosphoenolpyruvate synthase — protein MDAFKYIRFFDELDIADVPLVGGKNASLGEMYRKLSSEGVRIPNGFAVTAEAYTYMLDAAGAWDALHAALDELDPDDVADLARRGKRAREIVYGAGLPDDLAAEIVAAYRKLQEEYGDDLSLAVRSSATAEDLPNASFAGQQDTYLNIQGDESLLDACRRDFASLFTDRAIHYRIDQGFDHFKVALSIGVMKMVRSDLAASGVMFSLDTESGFRDAVFITGAYGLGENVVQGAVDPDEFYVHKPTFTAGHRTVLRRNLGDKAVKMVYVEGETRHTTRNIPTPKVDREHYCIGDADVLELAGYALRIEQHYGRPMDMEWAKDGLDGKLYIVQARPETVASQRRVTELETHVLDGHGDILITGRSVGERIASGRAHVIADVAHLPDFKPGEVLIADTTTPDWEPVMKTAAAIVTNRGGRTCHAAIIARELGIPAVVGAGEATTTVPNGETVTVSCAEGDTGRIYRGEVPYHVDRTEVGDIPRPATEVMLNLGNPELAFKTAFLPNDGVGLARMEFVINEYIKAHPLALLHPDKISDPQARKTVEHLIRSYPDGGAFFVQRLSEGIGTIAAAFWPKPVVVRMSDFKSNEYASLIGGAAFEPDEANPMIGFRGASRYAHPAYAEGFRLECQAMRRVREDMGLTNVILMLPFVRRVSEADDVLAKMAEHGLKRGDNGLQVYAMCEIPNNVILIDQFAQRFDGFSIGSNDLTQLTLGVDRDSEIVAFDYDERDDGVKEMISLAVEGCRRNGIHSGLCGQAPSDYPEMAEYLVELGIDSMSLNPDTVIATTRRVLELEAKLGRDRTRKPA, from the coding sequence ATGGACGCCTTTAAATACATCCGTTTCTTCGACGAACTGGACATCGCCGACGTACCCCTGGTCGGCGGCAAGAACGCCTCGCTGGGCGAGATGTACCGCAAGCTGTCCAGCGAGGGTGTACGCATTCCCAACGGCTTCGCGGTCACCGCCGAGGCCTACACCTACATGCTCGACGCCGCCGGGGCCTGGGACGCCCTGCACGCCGCCCTCGACGAACTCGACCCGGACGACGTCGCCGATCTTGCGCGCCGCGGCAAGCGCGCGCGGGAGATTGTCTACGGCGCCGGCCTGCCGGACGACCTTGCCGCCGAGATCGTGGCCGCCTACCGCAAGCTGCAGGAAGAATACGGCGATGATCTGAGCCTGGCCGTGCGCAGCTCGGCGACCGCCGAGGATTTGCCCAACGCCAGTTTCGCCGGCCAACAGGACACCTATCTCAACATTCAGGGCGACGAAAGCCTGCTCGACGCCTGCCGGCGCGACTTCGCCAGCCTGTTCACCGACCGAGCGATCCACTACCGCATCGACCAGGGCTTCGACCACTTCAAGGTGGCGCTGTCCATCGGCGTGATGAAGATGGTGCGCTCGGATCTGGCCGCCTCCGGGGTGATGTTCTCGCTGGACACCGAATCCGGTTTCCGCGACGCGGTGTTCATCACCGGCGCCTACGGTCTGGGCGAGAACGTGGTGCAGGGCGCGGTCGATCCGGACGAGTTCTATGTGCACAAGCCGACCTTCACCGCCGGGCACCGCACCGTGCTGCGCCGCAACCTCGGCGACAAGGCGGTTAAGATGGTCTACGTCGAGGGCGAGACGCGCCACACCACGCGCAACATCCCCACGCCCAAGGTCGACCGCGAGCACTACTGCATCGGCGACGCCGACGTGCTGGAACTGGCCGGCTACGCACTCAGGATCGAACAGCACTACGGTCGGCCGATGGACATGGAATGGGCCAAGGACGGGCTCGACGGCAAGCTCTACATCGTCCAGGCGCGGCCCGAGACGGTGGCCTCGCAGCGCCGCGTCACCGAACTCGAAACCCACGTGCTCGACGGCCACGGGGATATTCTGATCACCGGGCGTTCGGTCGGCGAACGCATCGCCAGCGGCCGCGCCCACGTCATCGCCGACGTGGCCCACCTGCCCGACTTCAAGCCCGGCGAGGTGCTGATCGCCGACACCACCACGCCCGACTGGGAGCCGGTGATGAAGACCGCGGCGGCCATCGTCACCAACCGCGGCGGGCGCACCTGCCACGCCGCCATCATCGCCCGCGAACTGGGCATTCCCGCCGTGGTCGGCGCCGGCGAGGCGACCACCACCGTGCCCAACGGCGAGACGGTCACCGTCTCCTGCGCCGAGGGCGACACCGGCCGCATCTACCGCGGCGAGGTGCCTTACCACGTCGACCGCACCGAGGTGGGCGACATCCCTCGCCCCGCCACCGAGGTGATGCTCAACCTCGGCAACCCGGAACTGGCGTTCAAGACCGCCTTCCTGCCCAACGACGGCGTCGGCCTCGCGCGCATGGAGTTCGTGATAAACGAATACATCAAGGCGCACCCGCTCGCCCTGCTGCATCCGGACAAGATCAGCGACCCGCAGGCGCGCAAGACCGTCGAACACCTCATCCGCAGCTATCCGGACGGCGGCGCGTTCTTCGTGCAGCGCCTGTCCGAGGGCATCGGCACCATCGCCGCCGCCTTCTGGCCCAAGCCGGTGGTGGTGCGCATGTCGGACTTCAAGTCGAACGAATACGCCAGCCTGATCGGCGGCGCCGCCTTCGAGCCGGACGAGGCCAATCCGATGATCGGCTTCCGCGGCGCCTCGCGCTATGCGCACCCGGCCTACGCCGAGGGCTTCCGCCTCGAATGCCAGGCGATGCGGCGCGTGCGCGAGGACATGGGACTGACCAACGTCATTCTCATGCTGCCCTTCGTGCGCCGCGTGAGCGAGGCGGACGACGTACTGGCGAAAATGGCCGAACACGGCCTCAAGCGCGGCGACAACGGACTGCAGGTCTACGCCATGTGCGAGATCCCGAACAACGTCATCCTGATCGACCAGTTCGCCCAGCGCTTTGACGGTTTTTCCATCGGCTCCAACGACCTCACCCAGCTCACCCTGGGCGTCGACCGCGACAGCGAAATCGTCGCCTTCGACTACGACGAGCGCGACGATGGCGTGAAGGAAATGATCAGTCTGGCCGTGGAAGGCTGCCGGCGCAACGGCATCCACTCCGGGCTGTGCGGCCAGGCGCCGTCCGACTACCCGGAAATGGCAGAATACCTGGTCGAACTCGGCATCGACTCGATGAGCCTGAATCCCGACACGGTGATCGCCACCACGCGTCGCGTGCTCGAACTGGAAGCCAAGCTCGGACGCGACAGGACAAGGAAGCCCGCATGA
- the eno gene encoding phosphopyruvate hydratase encodes MNDATIASLTAREILDSRGNPTVEVDCILENGICGRAAVPSGASTGSREAVELRDGDVGRFGGKGVRKAVAHVNDIIAPDLISLDAREQAAIDETLIGLDGTDNKSHLGANALLGVSLAVARAAAMASDLPLYAYLGGPAATRLPVPHMNILNGGVHAHWQGADFQEFMIAPYGAGSLREAVEWGAEIYHALLALLEKRGLSVGVGDEGGFAPHVRSNEEPLELIVEAIGAAGLRAGPDVGIAIDPASSEFFKDGAYALHTEKRRLEAGEMVDYYAKLVANYPIVLIEDGMAEDDWDGWKRLNQTLGSSIELVGDDVFCTNPAIIARGIEENIANAVLIKTNQIGTLSETIAAARLARDHGWGAFVSHRSGETVDSFIADLVVALDAGHIKTGAPARGERVEKYNQLMRIEERLGIAARFAGLDAYVRPVRY; translated from the coding sequence ATGAACGACGCCACCATTGCCTCGCTGACCGCGCGCGAGATTCTCGATTCGCGCGGCAATCCAACCGTCGAGGTCGACTGCATCCTCGAAAACGGCATCTGCGGGCGTGCCGCCGTACCTTCCGGCGCCTCCACCGGCTCCCGCGAGGCGGTCGAACTGCGCGACGGCGACGTCGGGCGCTTCGGCGGCAAGGGCGTGCGCAAGGCCGTCGCGCACGTCAACGACATCATCGCCCCGGATCTGATCAGCCTCGACGCGCGCGAACAGGCCGCCATTGATGAAACCCTGATCGGCCTAGACGGCACCGACAACAAGTCCCATCTCGGTGCCAACGCCCTGCTTGGGGTGTCGCTCGCGGTCGCGCGTGCCGCGGCCATGGCCAGCGATCTACCGCTGTATGCCTATCTCGGCGGCCCCGCTGCCACGCGCCTGCCGGTGCCGCACATGAACATCCTCAACGGCGGCGTGCACGCCCACTGGCAGGGTGCCGACTTTCAGGAATTCATGATCGCACCCTACGGCGCAGGCAGCCTGCGGGAGGCCGTCGAATGGGGCGCCGAGATCTATCACGCCCTGCTCGCGCTGCTGGAAAAGCGGGGACTTTCGGTCGGTGTCGGCGACGAGGGCGGTTTCGCCCCCCACGTCCGTAGCAACGAGGAACCGCTGGAGCTGATCGTCGAGGCCATCGGCGCCGCCGGCCTACGTGCCGGGCCGGACGTCGGCATCGCCATCGACCCCGCCTCCAGTGAATTCTTCAAGGATGGCGCTTACGCACTGCACACCGAGAAGCGCCGCCTAGAAGCCGGCGAAATGGTCGACTATTACGCCAAACTGGTTGCGAACTACCCCATCGTCCTGATCGAGGACGGCATGGCCGAGGACGACTGGGACGGCTGGAAGCGCCTCAACCAGACCCTCGGCAGCAGCATCGAACTCGTCGGCGACGACGTCTTCTGCACCAATCCGGCAATCATCGCCCGCGGCATCGAGGAAAACATCGCCAACGCGGTGCTGATCAAGACCAACCAGATCGGCACGCTCAGCGAAACCATCGCCGCTGCCCGGCTCGCCCGCGACCACGGCTGGGGCGCCTTCGTCTCGCATCGTTCCGGCGAGACGGTGGACAGCTTCATCGCCGACCTGGTGGTGGCCCTCGACGCCGGCCACATCAAGACCGGCGCCCCGGCCCGCGGCGAACGTGTGGAAAAGTACAATCAGCTGATGCGCATCGAGGAAAGACTCGGCATCGCGGCCCGCTTCGCCGGCCTCGATGCCTACGTGCGCCCGGTGCGCTACTGA
- a CDS encoding Crp/Fnr family transcriptional regulator: MSPPPDSSRLRILPMFAALQEHELREIANGLHPVQWPKRLQVMPAADTAERFYLLLRGRVRVEAEHPVTARIITLYLLRPGDGHNIITLLDGKPHQVIAETLDETEVVSAPLNRWHAWMHRYPMLRQSMMLAAAARLRELAELAEDLALHETSARLAHLLLRHIETDDGPHGLLHGLVHDDIARLIGSVRVVVNRLLNRFKHEGIIQTAAGHIQVVDLERLLHKAESHLEPHEPEPPRSGAGKTIH, translated from the coding sequence ATGAGCCCGCCGCCGGACAGCTCGCGGCTGCGCATACTGCCCATGTTCGCCGCGCTGCAGGAACACGAACTGCGCGAAATCGCCAACGGTCTGCACCCTGTGCAGTGGCCCAAGCGCTTGCAGGTCATGCCCGCCGCCGACACGGCGGAGCGTTTCTATCTGCTGCTGCGTGGCCGGGTCCGCGTGGAGGCGGAGCACCCGGTCACGGCACGCATCATCACGCTGTACCTGCTGCGTCCGGGCGATGGCCACAACATCATCACGCTGCTCGACGGCAAGCCGCATCAGGTAATCGCGGAAACACTGGATGAGACCGAAGTCGTATCCGCACCGCTGAACCGTTGGCACGCCTGGATGCACCGCTACCCCATGCTGCGCCAGTCGATGATGCTCGCCGCCGCGGCGCGCCTCCGGGAACTCGCCGAACTGGCCGAGGATCTGGCGCTGCACGAGACCTCCGCCCGTCTCGCGCACCTGCTCCTGCGGCACATCGAAACCGACGACGGTCCGCACGGCCTGCTGCACGGCCTGGTACACGACGACATCGCCCGGCTGATCGGCAGCGTGCGCGTGGTGGTGAATCGCCTGCTCAACCGCTTCAAGCACGAGGGCATCATCCAGACCGCTGCCGGACACATCCAAGTCGTCGATCTCGAACGCCTGCTGCACAAGGCCGAGTCCCATCTCGAGCCCCACGAGCCGGAACCGCCCCGCAGCGGGGCGGGAAAGACGATTCATTAA
- a CDS encoding plasma-membrane proton-efflux P-type ATPase: MVDSIDSKAAEQLSADDLYARLETSAKGLASQEAQARLTQFGPNALVEKKVSPLMRFFSYFWGPIPWMIEVAAILSAIIGHWTDLTIIMVLLIFNALIGFWEEHKAANALEALKSQLALKARALRDGQWGEIDAAALVPGDVLRLRLGDIIPADAKLIEGEYLSIDQSALTGESLPVSKKIGEIAYSGSVAKQGEMLAVVTATGGDTFFGHTAKLVQDAGAVSHFQKAVMRIGDFLIFVAVGLSIILIGVELFRGEPFLKLVQFVLILVIASIPVAMPAVLSITMALGALALSKLKAIVSRLQSIEEMAGIDILCSDKTGTLTQNKLTLGEPAVFAAADAQALILAGALASKAEDKDAIDLAVIGGLSDPKVLDGYTQTGFTPFDPVNKRTEGQLKGPDGKTFRTTKGAPQVVMQLAKLAGDDAARADELVNEFAAKGYRTLGVARSDDDGNSWNFLGILPLFDPPREDSKETIRQAGEHGIAVKMVTGDNTAIAREIAGQLDLGTKIQPANELLTQAASQGHLSSDAAERIEQTDGFAQVFPEHKYAIVKALQERGHLVAMTGDGVNDAPALKQADVGIAVSGATDAARAAADLILTAPGLSVIIRAVEEARRIFERMNSYTIYRIAMTIDIMVFVVLAMIIFGIYPLTAVMIIVLALLDDIPIMTIAYDNTWLSPKPVRWDMHRVLSLSSILGFLSVAQTFGLMYIGDRLMHMDTPHLQTAVFLQLVVGGHLMLFVTRNRNSFWRAPYPAWPLFGAIIATQVLAVLMTGFGWLVPALPWGDIAWVWVYNLIWMVVLDIAKLGSHHLMDHKAKFKQGYLGTSNTRLHPHSAK, from the coding sequence GTGGTCGACAGTATCGACAGCAAGGCCGCCGAACAGCTCAGCGCCGACGACCTTTATGCCCGCCTGGAAACCTCCGCCAAGGGGCTCGCCTCGCAGGAGGCCCAGGCCAGGCTTACACAGTTCGGCCCCAATGCCCTGGTGGAAAAGAAAGTCAGTCCACTGATGCGATTCTTCAGTTATTTCTGGGGACCGATCCCGTGGATGATCGAGGTAGCAGCGATCCTATCGGCAATTATCGGTCATTGGACCGACCTCACAATCATCATGGTGTTATTGATCTTTAACGCATTAATTGGTTTTTGGGAGGAACATAAAGCTGCCAATGCTTTAGAAGCACTGAAAAGCCAGCTTGCGCTCAAGGCGCGCGCACTGCGTGACGGTCAGTGGGGCGAGATCGACGCCGCCGCCCTGGTGCCCGGCGATGTGCTGCGCCTGCGCCTAGGCGACATCATTCCCGCCGATGCCAAGCTGATCGAAGGCGAATACCTGTCCATCGACCAGTCCGCGCTGACCGGTGAATCCCTGCCGGTGAGCAAGAAGATCGGCGAGATCGCCTATTCCGGCTCGGTCGCCAAGCAGGGCGAGATGCTTGCCGTTGTCACCGCCACTGGAGGCGACACCTTCTTTGGGCACACCGCCAAGCTGGTCCAGGATGCTGGGGCTGTCTCGCACTTCCAAAAAGCGGTGATGCGTATCGGCGACTTCCTCATTTTCGTTGCCGTTGGGTTATCCATAATCTTGATCGGTGTCGAACTGTTCCGGGGAGAACCTTTTCTCAAGCTGGTGCAATTTGTCTTGATACTGGTCATTGCCTCCATACCCGTCGCCATGCCAGCCGTTTTATCCATCACAATGGCGTTAGGTGCTCTCGCGCTTTCTAAACTTAAAGCCATCGTTTCGCGACTGCAGTCGATCGAGGAAATGGCCGGCATCGACATCCTCTGCTCCGACAAGACCGGCACACTCACCCAGAACAAGCTCACCCTGGGCGAGCCCGCGGTATTCGCCGCCGCCGACGCACAGGCGCTGATCCTGGCCGGGGCGCTGGCCTCCAAGGCCGAGGACAAGGATGCCATCGACCTCGCGGTGATCGGCGGCCTGAGCGATCCCAAGGTGCTGGACGGCTACACGCAGACTGGCTTCACCCCTTTCGATCCGGTGAACAAGCGTACCGAGGGACAGCTCAAGGGGCCGGACGGCAAGACCTTCAGAACCACCAAGGGGGCGCCGCAGGTGGTCATGCAGCTGGCCAAGCTCGCCGGCGACGACGCCGCGCGCGCCGACGAGCTGGTCAACGAATTCGCCGCCAAGGGCTATCGCACCCTCGGCGTGGCGCGCTCCGACGACGACGGCAATAGTTGGAATTTCCTCGGCATCCTGCCGCTGTTCGACCCGCCGCGCGAGGACTCCAAGGAAACCATCCGGCAGGCCGGCGAGCACGGCATCGCGGTCAAGATGGTGACCGGCGACAATACCGCCATCGCCCGCGAAATTGCAGGGCAGCTTGACTTGGGCACGAAAATCCAACCCGCCAACGAACTGCTCACCCAAGCCGCCTCGCAAGGACACCTTTCCAGCGACGCCGCCGAACGCATCGAGCAGACCGACGGCTTCGCCCAGGTTTTCCCGGAACACAAGTACGCTATCGTCAAGGCGCTGCAGGAACGCGGCCATCTGGTCGCCATGACCGGCGACGGAGTCAATGACGCCCCCGCACTCAAGCAGGCCGACGTGGGGATTGCAGTTTCTGGCGCGACCGATGCCGCTCGCGCGGCTGCGGACTTGATTCTTACCGCACCGGGGTTATCGGTCATCATTCGCGCCGTCGAGGAGGCAAGACGCATTTTCGAACGGATGAACAGTTACACGATTTATCGCATCGCGATGACGATCGACATCATGGTATTCGTCGTCCTTGCAATGATCATTTTTGGAATCTACCCATTAACCGCAGTCATGATTATCGTGCTCGCCTTGCTCGATGACATCCCCATCATGACAATTGCTTATGACAATACCTGGTTAAGTCCTAAACCGGTTCGCTGGGATATGCATCGTGTGCTCAGCCTTTCCAGCATCTTGGGCTTTTTGTCGGTCGCACAAACCTTCGGCCTGATGTATATCGGCGACCGCCTGATGCATATGGACACCCCTCATTTGCAAACAGCCGTGTTTTTACAGCTCGTGGTGGGTGGGCATCTCATGTTGTTCGTGACGCGCAACAGAAATAGTTTTTGGCGCGCGCCTTACCCTGCATGGCCTCTTTTCGGCGCAATCATCGCCACCCAAGTGTTAGCTGTCCTGATGACCGGGTTTGGTTGGCTGGTGCCCGCTCTACCATGGGGCGATATCGCGTGGGTTTGGGTTTATAACCTGATCTGGATGGTGGTACTGGACATCGCCAAACTCGGCAGCCATCACTTAATGGATCACAAGGCAAAATTCAAACAAGGTTATCTGGGCACCAGCAATACGCGCCTACATCCACATTCAGCCAAATAA
- a CDS encoding beta/alpha barrel domain-containing protein — MTARFHVPADVPDGERLTYLTNIDRATQGSGRLMLMAGDQKVEHLNNDFIGDDVAEDDGDPEHLFRIASQARIGLFATQLGLIARYGPDYATIPYLVKLNAKTNLIPTAAGDPLSRQWHEVSQIVRLRDSSGLNILGVGYTIYPGSQHESVMLAEAARIIFEAHQHGMLAVIWAYPRGQQITDEHDPHLIAGVAGLVACLGADFAKVNAPRGEAGVLREAVRAAGRTGVVCAGGGETTAEGFLERLHTQIHAAGIAGSATGRNIHQRSLDEAIRLCNAISALSVEDATLEQALQIYRGH; from the coding sequence ATGACCGCCAGATTCCACGTGCCCGCCGATGTCCCCGACGGCGAGCGGCTGACCTATCTCACCAACATAGACCGCGCCACGCAGGGCAGCGGACGGCTGATGCTGATGGCCGGAGATCAGAAGGTCGAACACCTCAACAACGATTTCATCGGCGATGACGTGGCCGAGGACGACGGCGATCCGGAGCATCTGTTCCGCATCGCCTCGCAGGCACGCATCGGCCTGTTCGCCACCCAGCTTGGCCTGATCGCCCGTTACGGACCGGACTACGCCACCATTCCCTATCTGGTCAAGCTCAACGCCAAGACCAATCTGATACCTACCGCCGCGGGCGACCCCCTGAGTCGCCAGTGGCACGAGGTGTCGCAGATCGTCCGTCTGCGCGACAGCTCCGGGCTCAACATTCTCGGCGTCGGCTACACCATCTATCCAGGCAGCCAGCACGAATCCGTCATGCTGGCCGAAGCGGCCCGCATCATCTTCGAAGCGCATCAGCACGGCATGCTCGCAGTCATCTGGGCATACCCGCGCGGCCAGCAGATCACGGACGAGCACGATCCGCATCTGATCGCCGGTGTCGCCGGGCTGGTCGCCTGCCTGGGTGCTGATTTCGCCAAGGTGAACGCTCCCCGGGGCGAAGCCGGAGTGCTGCGCGAGGCGGTACGCGCAGCCGGACGGACTGGCGTCGTCTGCGCGGGCGGCGGAGAGACTACGGCCGAAGGTTTTCTCGAACGTCTGCATACTCAGATTCACGCTGCCGGTATCGCTGGCAGCGCCACCGGGCGTAATATCCACCAGCGCTCTCTCGACGAAGCCATCCGTCTGTGCAACGCGATCAGCGCACTCAGCGTCGAGGACGCGACGCTGGAACAGGCGCTGCAGATCTACCGCGGGCATTGA